Proteins encoded by one window of uncultured Draconibacterium sp.:
- a CDS encoding ABC transporter ATP-binding protein codes for MSEYAIECNNLTHYYGKKLVYENLNIKVREGSILGLLGKNGAGKTTTINILNGFLQPRSGECLIYGENTQHLTPENKARIGFLIEGHVQYAFMNIHQIEKFYSKFYDKWDNEPYWQLMSKLKVTPTQKISTMSCGQRSQVALGLILAQDPDLLILDDFSMGLDPGYRRLFIDYLREYAKSKNKTIFTTSHIIQDMERLIDDVLIMDYNRVLAQRDVNEFMREFKQFYLEVENPSIDLSNEDFVANFEKVNNKVEIYTYESEKMVLDFLKNNGIAYKNFQKVEMGLEDAFIGLTGKY; via the coding sequence ATGAGCGAATACGCAATTGAATGTAACAACCTCACCCATTACTACGGGAAAAAACTGGTTTACGAGAACCTGAACATAAAGGTTCGGGAAGGTAGTATACTGGGACTTTTGGGGAAAAATGGTGCAGGAAAAACAACCACCATTAACATATTAAATGGTTTTCTGCAACCCCGCAGCGGCGAGTGTCTTATTTATGGAGAAAATACGCAACACCTTACACCGGAGAACAAAGCCAGAATAGGATTTCTGATTGAAGGACATGTTCAGTATGCATTTATGAACATTCACCAGATAGAAAAATTTTACTCGAAATTTTACGACAAATGGGATAACGAACCATACTGGCAACTGATGTCGAAGTTAAAAGTTACGCCCACCCAAAAAATCTCCACCATGTCGTGTGGTCAGCGTTCACAGGTTGCGTTAGGATTAATTCTGGCACAAGATCCCGACCTGCTTATTCTCGACGATTTTTCGATGGGGCTCGATCCGGGATATCGTCGACTGTTTATTGATTACCTGCGAGAATATGCCAAATCAAAAAACAAAACAATCTTCACAACTTCTCATATCATTCAGGACATGGAACGGCTGATTGACGATGTGCTGATTATGGATTACAACCGAGTGTTGGCTCAACGCGATGTAAATGAGTTTATGCGCGAATTCAAACAGTTCTACCTCGAAGTGGAAAATCCATCAATCGACCTGTCGAACGAGGACTTCGTAGCCAACTTCGAGAAAGTAAACAACAAAGTAGAGATTTACACCTACGAGTCGGAGAAAATGGTGCTTGACTTTTTGAAAAACAACGGTATTGCTTACAAGAATTTTCAGAAAGTAGAAATGGGACTGGAAGATGCGTTTATTGGTTTAACTGGAAAATATTAA